The Polymorphobacter megasporae genome window below encodes:
- a CDS encoding extracellular solute-binding protein — protein MITRRRALTLASSAALSACAPRDSNRVTWWAMGTTGENAPILLPPFTRTTGIDVDLQAVPWTGAHEKLLTGFAGGSLPDVMMLNTGWLPELNLLGALTAPPPALLTGHLPGANAAVTIAGRAYAVPWTADSWVQFYRRDLIAEVDYPAPPLDWAEWTRMAQAIVRRHPDRFATLHLLDWPEPLFAYAAQTGEPFLRDRAGRGNFRSPGFRAALAFYKQVFDLKLSPRVTGAEAGDTYIGLRRGWFAILPSDAVFLGDARRPEHRIVPGSWGAAATPGPRGAGAAMARGTCLAVSRTARDPAAAWRLVAFLTGADLQRQIFGITGDLPTRSRAWTMLPPDPVTRLFATQIADSVAPPAVPEWERITSEVQQVAEAMVRGRLGVDAAAAEMDARVDRILAKRRWLLDRGRIT, from the coding sequence ATGATCACACGCAGGCGCGCGCTGACGCTCGCGAGCAGCGCGGCACTGTCTGCTTGCGCGCCGCGGGACAGCAACCGCGTGACGTGGTGGGCGATGGGAACGACCGGCGAGAACGCGCCGATCCTGCTGCCGCCGTTCACCCGCACGACCGGGATCGACGTCGATCTCCAGGCAGTGCCGTGGACGGGCGCGCACGAGAAATTGCTGACCGGTTTCGCGGGCGGCTCGCTGCCCGACGTGATGATGCTCAACACCGGCTGGCTGCCCGAGCTCAATCTGCTCGGCGCGCTTACAGCCCCGCCACCGGCGCTGCTGACCGGCCATCTGCCCGGCGCGAATGCGGCGGTAACGATCGCCGGGCGCGCCTACGCGGTGCCGTGGACTGCCGACAGCTGGGTTCAATTCTATCGGCGCGACCTGATCGCCGAGGTCGACTACCCGGCGCCGCCGCTCGACTGGGCCGAGTGGACGCGGATGGCGCAGGCGATCGTCCGCCGCCATCCCGACCGCTTTGCGACGCTGCATCTGCTCGACTGGCCCGAGCCGCTGTTCGCTTATGCCGCGCAAACCGGCGAGCCGTTTCTCCGCGACCGCGCCGGACGCGGTAATTTCCGCAGCCCCGGCTTCCGCGCCGCGCTCGCCTTCTACAAACAGGTGTTCGACCTCAAGCTGTCACCGCGCGTGACCGGGGCCGAGGCGGGCGACACCTATATCGGGCTGCGGCGCGGCTGGTTTGCGATCCTGCCGTCGGACGCGGTGTTCCTCGGCGATGCCCGCCGCCCCGAACACCGCATCGTGCCGGGCTCGTGGGGCGCGGCGGCGACGCCGGGGCCGCGCGGCGCGGGGGCGGCGATGGCGCGCGGCACCTGCCTCGCGGTCAGTCGGACCGCGCGTGACCCCGCCGCGGCGTGGCGACTCGTCGCCTTCCTTACCGGCGCCGACCTCCAGCGGCAGATATTCGGAATCACCGGCGACCTCCCGACGCGGTCGCGGGCGTGGACAATGCTGCCGCCCGACCCCGTGACCCGGCTGTTCGCAACGCAAATTGCCGACAGTGTGGCGCCGCCGGCGGTACCCGAATGGGAGCGGATCACTAGCGAGGTCCAGCAGGTCGCCGAAGCTATGGTGCGCGGCAGGTTAGGCGTCGACGCCGCCGCCGCCGAGATGGACGCGCGGGTCGACCGCATCCTCGCCAAGCGGCGCTGGCTGCTTGACCGGGGGCGGATTACATGA
- a CDS encoding TonB-dependent receptor domain-containing protein → MIILVRHYLLAGVTLALPFTTRAQTAPVIVATSVAEAAPVADAAPAEPQAADIVVTGSRIARSQFAAPNPITSFNAAAIEQSGNVNITTFLERIPALTGSRDFTQTSGGNAVYSNPFGAAGLNELNLRNLGVSRTLVLVNGRRHVAGEQNSAAVDVNSIPTDLIERVDVLTGGASAVYGADGVSGVVNFILKRDFDGLAARSQFGISDKGDAGNRFASVAVGHNFGGGRGNLTLAYEYNADDRLENDQRKYLTGANRVYLIPNDAAATDPKAFHNILVGDLRYPGESPIGAVDVSGDGIADFNGLGQPYRHGTPAAYYSTGGDDTPVAGFYSGDLAPRIVRNDVNLLGHYDVSDALKLSVEGKFAQTRATTSDYYIGTYGTAIGLDNPFVPAAIRDAALAAGQNQVSVTRDNIDYGRHGESDLRRTYRGVLDASGRLSEHATYDAYVEYGRTDVAITKLNDDLAIPYAQALDVVTGSNGAPVCRSNLTGGNPGCVPVSLFGPGPISRQALGFFQVDDTSFARITQSVANASVSGDFGAFFALPGGPVQFSFGGEYRRETSSFRPSDNLQANRFVSFTEPTLVVPSGGKFDVKEAFGELNAPILSGSRFADTLSVGAAYRFSSYSTIGDTHTWQVNGVYAPIRDISFRGSYGKAVRAPNIGELFQPVTGDSNFFVDPCSPAEIGNGTSFRAANCAAVLRAVGATVSPALQTPSNIVGVRSGNATLRAEAATTWTAGVVVRPRFIPGLTASIDYYDITLKDAINTPSPSSLATLCVDQPSIDNQFCRAISRAQVTGIINGYTVQPQNVAQFRTAGADVNIDYVLRTTSAGTFDLRFIGGYLRRLDFIGTPGAAPTDSVDQPGAPKWNFNFSPSWTRGGVTLTYNLRWVDGTRTIDKLTTDNDPLYAAPGQLRYREAWQHDVQVGYDLPSGVSFYLGALNLTDQQPDPGNSINQPVSAVGRFLYVGAKVRLGK, encoded by the coding sequence ATGATAATCTTGGTACGTCACTATCTATTGGCCGGGGTAACCCTCGCCCTGCCGTTCACGACGAGGGCGCAAACCGCGCCGGTGATTGTAGCGACGTCAGTCGCCGAAGCCGCCCCGGTCGCCGACGCTGCCCCCGCCGAGCCGCAGGCCGCCGACATCGTCGTCACCGGCTCACGCATCGCACGTTCGCAGTTCGCCGCGCCGAACCCGATCACTTCGTTCAACGCCGCCGCGATCGAGCAGTCTGGCAACGTCAACATCACGACCTTCCTCGAACGCATCCCAGCGTTGACCGGCTCGCGCGACTTCACCCAGACCTCGGGCGGCAATGCGGTCTACAGCAATCCGTTCGGCGCGGCCGGGCTGAACGAGCTTAACCTGCGCAACCTCGGGGTCAGCCGGACCCTCGTCCTCGTCAACGGACGGCGGCACGTCGCCGGCGAGCAGAACAGCGCCGCGGTCGACGTCAACAGCATCCCGACCGACCTGATCGAGCGCGTCGACGTGCTGACCGGCGGCGCGTCGGCAGTCTATGGCGCCGACGGCGTTTCGGGCGTCGTCAACTTCATCCTCAAGCGCGACTTCGACGGACTCGCGGCGCGCAGCCAGTTCGGCATTTCGGACAAGGGTGACGCGGGCAACCGCTTCGCCTCGGTCGCGGTGGGGCACAATTTCGGCGGTGGTCGCGGCAACCTTACCCTCGCTTATGAATATAACGCCGACGACAGGCTCGAGAACGACCAGCGCAAATATCTGACCGGCGCCAACCGGGTCTATCTGATCCCGAACGACGCTGCGGCGACCGACCCGAAAGCGTTTCACAACATCCTCGTCGGCGATCTGCGCTATCCGGGCGAATCCCCAATCGGCGCGGTCGACGTCAGCGGCGACGGCATCGCCGACTTCAACGGCCTCGGCCAGCCGTACCGCCACGGCACCCCCGCCGCTTATTATTCGACCGGCGGCGACGACACGCCGGTCGCAGGCTTCTATTCGGGCGATCTCGCGCCGCGGATCGTCCGCAACGACGTCAACCTGCTCGGCCATTACGATGTCTCCGATGCGCTCAAGCTGTCGGTCGAGGGTAAGTTCGCGCAGACGCGGGCGACGACGTCAGACTATTATATCGGCACCTACGGCACGGCGATCGGCCTCGACAATCCGTTCGTGCCGGCGGCGATCCGCGATGCCGCACTCGCCGCCGGGCAGAACCAGGTCAGCGTCACGCGCGATAATATCGACTACGGCCGCCACGGCGAGAGCGACCTGCGGCGGACGTACCGCGGCGTCCTCGACGCCTCGGGCCGACTGAGCGAGCATGCGACGTACGACGCGTATGTCGAATACGGTCGGACCGACGTCGCCATCACCAAGTTGAATGACGACCTCGCCATCCCCTACGCGCAGGCGCTCGACGTTGTCACCGGCAGCAACGGTGCACCGGTCTGCCGCTCGAATCTGACGGGCGGCAATCCCGGCTGCGTTCCCGTCAGCCTGTTCGGCCCCGGGCCGATCAGCCGTCAGGCGCTCGGCTTCTTCCAGGTCGATGACACGAGCTTTGCCCGCATCACCCAGTCGGTCGCCAACGCCTCGGTCAGCGGCGATTTCGGCGCATTCTTCGCGCTGCCCGGCGGCCCGGTCCAATTCTCGTTCGGCGGCGAATACCGGCGCGAGACGAGCAGCTTCCGCCCGAGCGACAACCTCCAGGCGAACCGCTTCGTCTCCTTTACCGAGCCGACCCTCGTCGTGCCATCGGGAGGCAAGTTCGACGTTAAGGAAGCCTTTGGCGAATTGAATGCGCCGATCCTGTCGGGCAGCCGCTTCGCCGACACGCTGTCGGTCGGCGCCGCCTATCGCTTCTCGAGCTATTCGACGATCGGCGACACGCACACGTGGCAGGTCAACGGCGTCTATGCGCCGATCCGCGACATCAGCTTCCGCGGGTCGTACGGCAAGGCGGTCCGCGCGCCGAACATCGGCGAGCTGTTCCAGCCGGTCACCGGTGACTCGAACTTCTTCGTCGACCCGTGCTCGCCGGCCGAGATCGGCAACGGCACGTCGTTCCGCGCCGCTAACTGCGCCGCCGTGCTGCGTGCGGTCGGGGCGACGGTGTCGCCGGCGCTGCAGACCCCGAGCAACATCGTCGGCGTTCGGTCGGGCAACGCGACCCTCCGCGCCGAGGCGGCGACGACATGGACCGCCGGCGTCGTCGTGCGCCCGCGCTTCATCCCCGGGCTGACGGCGTCGATCGACTATTACGACATCACGCTGAAGGACGCGATCAACACCCCGTCGCCGTCGTCGCTCGCGACTTTGTGCGTCGACCAGCCGTCGATCGACAACCAGTTCTGCCGGGCGATCAGCCGCGCGCAGGTGACCGGCATCATCAATGGCTATACCGTCCAGCCGCAGAACGTCGCGCAGTTCCGCACCGCGGGCGCCGACGTCAACATCGACTATGTCCTCCGCACGACGTCGGCCGGGACGTTCGACCTGCGCTTCATCGGCGGCTATCTCCGGCGCCTCGACTTTATCGGCACGCCCGGCGCGGCACCGACCGACAGTGTCGATCAACCCGGCGCGCCGAAGTGGAACTTCAACTTCTCGCCGAGCTGGACGCGTGGCGGGGTGACGCTGACGTATAATCTGCGCTGGGTCGACGGCACGCGAACCATCGACAAGCTGACGACCGACAACGACCCGCTCTACGCCGCACCGGGGCAATTGCGCTACCGCGAGGCGTGGCAGCACGACGTCCAGGTCGGCTATGATCTGCCGAGCGGTGTCTCGTTCTATCTCGGCGCGCTCAACCTGACCGACCAGCAGCCCGACCCGGGCAATTCGATCAACCAGCCGGTCTCGGCGGTCGGCCGGTTTCTCTACGTCGGTGCCAAGGTGCGACTGGGAAAATAG
- a CDS encoding DMT family transporter, whose protein sequence is MSRPILPYLQAAAGIGALCALDASIKHLTFDYPIFFVTFGRYVTGAAIATLVWWRQGAPHFTTGMVRAHVVRGILIALTATLFFFAIHTLPLAEAITLSFTAPLMIPPMAHVLLGERMKGPVLGAGLLGFVGVAITVQGAPSFAGDRLPALAAVLAASVTYALSAIAMRARAAADGSTRLTLSGTVIPMILLSPFAVGHAVPVVASWPWFVAAGVFGNVGIQLLARAYAKVEVQVLGILEFTALPWAALLGWLLFGEAVRLQVWAGAAIILGACLWAARADRRVAETAPLAP, encoded by the coding sequence ATGTCCCGGCCTATCCTCCCGTATCTCCAGGCAGCCGCGGGCATCGGCGCTCTGTGCGCGCTCGACGCGTCGATCAAGCACCTGACGTTCGACTACCCGATATTCTTCGTCACCTTCGGCCGCTATGTCACCGGCGCGGCGATCGCGACGTTGGTCTGGTGGCGTCAGGGTGCGCCGCACTTCACGACCGGGATGGTGCGTGCCCATGTCGTGCGCGGCATCCTGATCGCGTTGACGGCGACGCTGTTCTTCTTTGCGATCCACACTCTGCCGCTGGCGGAGGCGATCACGCTCTCGTTCACTGCGCCGCTGATGATCCCGCCAATGGCGCATGTGCTTCTCGGCGAGCGGATGAAGGGGCCGGTCCTCGGCGCGGGGCTGCTCGGCTTTGTCGGCGTCGCCATCACGGTCCAGGGAGCACCCTCGTTCGCCGGCGACCGGCTGCCGGCGCTGGCCGCCGTCCTCGCCGCTTCCGTCACCTATGCCCTGTCTGCGATCGCGATGCGTGCCCGCGCCGCCGCTGACGGGTCGACGCGTTTGACGCTGAGCGGCACCGTCATCCCGATGATCCTGCTCAGCCCGTTCGCGGTCGGTCACGCCGTTCCCGTCGTCGCGAGCTGGCCGTGGTTTGTTGCAGCGGGCGTGTTTGGCAACGTCGGTATTCAGCTGCTGGCGCGCGCCTATGCCAAGGTCGAAGTCCAGGTCCTCGGTATCCTCGAGTTCACCGCGCTGCCATGGGCGGCGCTGCTTGGCTGGCTGTTGTTCGGCGAAGCGGTGCGGCTGCAGGTCTGGGCCGGTGCCGCGATTATTCTCGGGGCGTGCCTATGGGCGGCACGCGCCGACCGACGCGTGGCCGAGACGGCACCGCTCGCGCCATAA
- a CDS encoding GGDEF domain-containing protein, producing the protein MVARSSPGFEPDDVRIELISALYLVLWPTIIITFVFVSVAAFSFSQSDASSRGWLMAIAVSGAAAAIYKLLLLLRFKSRSQPALTVAQARWWERRHAYCGWVFSVAVGSLTALNFSNPSPLPQLLATALLFGHSSGIVVRGLVRPRTCTISLVLTVAPVVVAAAMRGDLGHYLLAVTCTLFMLGGLESVWSGYNGLRRQIDERNDLASVARHDPLTGLANRLGLREGFDRLMRASDEDTKLAVHCLDLNRFKPVNDRYGHPAGDELLRQIAGRIRRSIGPGNVAARTGGDEFVVVQNRVRNHNDAEVFADALNRAISAPYSAKGHVISVGVSIGSAVAGVADISLAGLISEADDALLIAKRDACRVFAAVEAR; encoded by the coding sequence ATGGTCGCTCGTTCCAGCCCCGGGTTCGAGCCCGATGACGTTCGTATCGAACTCATCTCGGCGTTGTACCTCGTGTTGTGGCCGACGATCATCATCACCTTCGTGTTCGTCTCCGTGGCGGCGTTTTCATTTTCGCAATCGGACGCCTCGAGCAGGGGTTGGCTGATGGCTATCGCGGTCTCCGGAGCAGCCGCCGCGATCTATAAATTGCTTCTCTTACTTCGTTTTAAATCGCGATCGCAGCCAGCCCTGACCGTTGCACAAGCACGGTGGTGGGAGCGCAGGCACGCTTATTGCGGCTGGGTCTTCTCCGTGGCGGTCGGCAGCTTGACCGCATTGAACTTTAGCAATCCTTCACCTCTGCCGCAGCTGCTCGCGACCGCCTTGTTGTTCGGACACAGTTCCGGCATCGTCGTGCGCGGATTGGTGCGGCCACGGACCTGCACGATTTCACTTGTTTTGACGGTTGCTCCGGTGGTCGTGGCGGCGGCGATGCGGGGCGATCTCGGGCATTACCTGCTCGCTGTGACCTGCACCCTCTTCATGCTCGGCGGCCTCGAGAGTGTATGGAGTGGCTATAATGGTCTGCGGCGCCAGATCGATGAGCGTAACGACCTGGCGAGCGTCGCTCGACACGATCCTTTGACCGGGCTCGCGAACCGCCTGGGGTTACGGGAGGGGTTCGACCGGTTAATGCGTGCGAGCGACGAGGACACAAAGCTTGCCGTCCATTGCCTAGATCTCAACCGGTTCAAACCCGTCAATGACCGCTATGGCCACCCGGCGGGCGATGAGCTGCTGCGGCAGATCGCGGGTCGGATCCGTCGGTCGATCGGTCCCGGTAACGTGGCGGCTCGAACGGGTGGCGACGAGTTCGTTGTCGTTCAGAACCGCGTTCGAAATCACAACGACGCCGAGGTCTTCGCCGACGCGCTAAACCGAGCCATCTCGGCACCATATAGCGCGAAGGGTCACGTCATCTCGGTCGGCGTCAGCATCGGCTCGGCCGTCGCGGGTGTCGCCGACATCTCGTTGGCCGGTCTGATATCCGAAGCGGACGATGCCCTTTTGATCGCAAAACGGGACGCCTGCCGCGTGTTCGCCGCCGTCGAAGCCCGGTAG
- a CDS encoding HupE/UreJ family protein, translating into MISADPGQAGDRDAAARSYGQWRGRTHRSAILPLLIATAMLFAAPAAAHTGTGLAGGFQSGFLHPLSGFDHLLAMVSVGLWGAFLGRPLIVVLPVIFPTVMAIGGVMGIAGVPMPPVEIGIALSVLVLGAMIAGAVRAPVWLASLIVAIFAIFHGYAHGKELPSAADPVGYSAGFVLATGMLHVVGISLGLINDRPGGAIVTRSMGGLVMLAGVWFLWTALAK; encoded by the coding sequence ATGATATCGGCTGATCCCGGACAGGCTGGCGACCGCGATGCCGCCGCGCGGAGTTACGGTCAATGGCGCGGGCGGACGCATCGGTCCGCGATCCTCCCGCTGCTGATTGCAACCGCGATGCTGTTCGCCGCACCGGCGGCGGCGCACACCGGCACTGGGCTGGCAGGCGGCTTCCAGTCGGGCTTCCTCCATCCGCTGAGCGGCTTCGATCACCTGCTGGCGATGGTTTCGGTCGGGCTGTGGGGCGCATTTCTCGGCCGTCCGCTGATCGTCGTCCTGCCGGTGATCTTCCCGACGGTGATGGCGATCGGCGGGGTCATGGGCATCGCCGGGGTGCCAATGCCGCCGGTCGAGATCGGCATCGCGCTGTCGGTCCTCGTGCTCGGCGCGATGATCGCTGGTGCGGTTCGCGCCCCGGTTTGGCTGGCGTCGCTGATCGTCGCGATCTTCGCGATCTTCCACGGCTATGCCCACGGCAAGGAACTGCCGTCGGCGGCCGATCCGGTCGGGTATAGCGCGGGCTTCGTCCTCGCCACCGGTATGCTCCACGTCGTCGGCATCAGTCTCGGCCTGATCAACGACCGCCCCGGCGGCGCGATCGTCACGCGGAGCATGGGCGGCCTGGTCATGCTCGCCGGCGTCTGGTTCCTGTGGACCGCGCTCGCGAAATGA
- a CDS encoding DUF4198 domain-containing protein yields the protein MRKLAFLLAALGSAATLDAHDFWVQPQIFAAEVNAIVPVTIEVGHGPFRQRWSAALDRITKFAAIGPTGSVDRRADLKRPDGGPSDADMRFAAPGTYVIVLETTRAESVLPGIRFTDYITAEGIAPAVDLRARNKTTDTPGRELYSRRAKALVRVGTSTAPQPQVTRPVGMTLEIVPIRDPYALGSDMTLPVQILYEGHPLAGAFVKLNNLDFDARPVETHKTDAKGQATFTIPFRGLWQMNVVWTKPLTGNPKADFDTVFSSLTFGYPRPGATPGRG from the coding sequence ATGCGCAAGCTCGCTTTCCTTCTTGCCGCCCTCGGGTCGGCAGCCACCCTCGACGCGCACGATTTCTGGGTCCAGCCGCAAATCTTCGCCGCCGAAGTCAACGCCATTGTCCCGGTGACGATCGAAGTCGGCCACGGCCCGTTCCGGCAGCGCTGGTCGGCGGCGCTCGACCGAATCACCAAGTTCGCGGCGATCGGCCCCACCGGATCGGTTGATCGCCGCGCCGACCTTAAGCGCCCCGACGGCGGGCCCAGCGACGCCGACATGCGCTTCGCCGCTCCGGGCACCTACGTCATCGTCCTCGAGACGACCCGCGCCGAGAGCGTATTGCCGGGAATCCGCTTCACCGACTATATCACTGCAGAAGGCATTGCCCCGGCGGTCGACCTGCGCGCGCGGAATAAGACCACCGACACGCCCGGGCGCGAACTGTACAGCCGCCGGGCGAAAGCGCTGGTGCGCGTCGGGACGTCGACCGCGCCGCAGCCGCAGGTAACACGGCCGGTCGGCATGACGCTCGAAATCGTCCCGATCCGCGATCCATACGCGCTGGGCAGCGACATGACGCTGCCGGTGCAGATCCTGTACGAAGGTCATCCGCTGGCTGGCGCGTTCGTCAAGCTCAACAACCTCGATTTCGATGCCCGTCCGGTCGAGACGCACAAGACCGACGCGAAAGGTCAGGCAACTTTCACGATCCCATTCCGCGGATTGTGGCAGATGAACGTCGTCTGGACCAAACCGCTCACGGGCAATCCCAAAGCCGACTTCGACACGGTGTTTTCGAGCCTGACCTTTGGCTACCCGCGCCCAGGTGCAACCCCCGGGCGCGGGTAG
- a CDS encoding DUF4331 domain-containing protein — protein MKIRNRLIAGTAFAALFAAGAVPAMASSHREAPNITKMPKVDNTDVYAFTSYEPGRQDYVTIIANFQPGENPGDGPNYYTMDPDAIYEIHIDNVGDAVEHLTYQFKFSNALTADTGIQLNVGGKNLSIPLREIGGQSKPADGNLGEVETYTITQVSGDRRLGTRAAITPVGTSAFYKPFDNAGNKSFPGGYANYANQFIYGATIPGCATPAKVFVGSRAEYFAVNLGPVFDLVNFVPVEGDNDPVYGNGTPFPGGITQSQDNQELIGKKNVTSIAMEIPKSCLVGSGNGVIGVWSTTSLPQARLLRTAPTFNQATLTGGAYVQVSRLGMPLVNELVIGIKDKDLFNAAEPKGDAALADYVTNPTFPAILDALFRAPVRGVIGGSGSIAPTNFPRKDLVATFLTGFAGVNQLKTVTASEMLRLNTAIAPTAQASQSTFGVVGNDLAGFPNGRRPGDDVVDIVLRVAMGRLCYPIPVAGKATDLGLCAPADAPTGMAAYTDGAPSNAANIQNAFPYLNAPLRGSPRPQTQP, from the coding sequence GTGAAAATCCGAAACCGCTTGATCGCCGGAACCGCGTTTGCGGCGCTGTTCGCCGCCGGGGCAGTGCCCGCCATGGCCTCGAGCCACCGCGAAGCGCCCAACATTACCAAGATGCCGAAGGTCGACAACACCGACGTCTACGCCTTCACCAGCTATGAGCCAGGTCGGCAGGATTACGTCACGATCATTGCCAATTTCCAGCCCGGCGAGAACCCGGGGGATGGCCCGAACTATTACACGATGGATCCCGACGCGATCTACGAAATCCACATCGACAACGTCGGCGACGCGGTCGAGCATCTGACCTACCAATTCAAGTTCAGCAACGCGCTGACCGCCGACACCGGCATCCAGCTCAACGTCGGCGGCAAGAACCTGTCGATTCCGCTGCGCGAGATCGGGGGGCAGTCGAAGCCGGCCGACGGCAACCTCGGCGAAGTCGAGACGTACACAATCACGCAGGTCAGCGGTGACCGCCGCCTCGGCACCCGCGCTGCGATTACCCCAGTCGGGACTTCGGCATTCTACAAGCCGTTCGACAACGCCGGGAACAAGAGCTTCCCCGGTGGCTATGCCAATTACGCCAACCAGTTCATCTACGGCGCGACGATCCCCGGCTGCGCGACCCCGGCCAAGGTCTTCGTTGGCAGCCGCGCCGAATATTTTGCGGTCAACCTCGGGCCGGTGTTCGACCTCGTCAACTTCGTCCCGGTCGAGGGGGACAATGACCCGGTTTATGGCAACGGCACGCCCTTCCCCGGCGGCATCACCCAGAGCCAGGACAACCAGGAGTTGATCGGCAAGAAGAACGTCACGTCGATCGCGATGGAAATCCCGAAGTCATGCCTCGTCGGCTCGGGCAACGGCGTCATCGGCGTCTGGTCGACGACGAGCCTGCCGCAGGCACGCCTGCTCCGCACCGCGCCGACCTTCAACCAGGCGACGCTCACCGGCGGAGCCTATGTCCAAGTGTCGCGCCTTGGCATGCCGTTGGTCAATGAGCTCGTCATCGGGATCAAGGACAAGGACTTGTTCAACGCCGCCGAGCCGAAGGGCGACGCCGCGCTGGCCGATTACGTCACCAACCCGACCTTCCCCGCGATCCTCGACGCGTTGTTCCGCGCGCCGGTTCGTGGCGTCATCGGTGGCTCGGGGTCGATCGCTCCGACCAACTTCCCGCGCAAGGATCTGGTCGCGACCTTCCTCACTGGCTTCGCCGGGGTCAACCAGCTCAAGACCGTCACCGCGTCTGAAATGCTGCGGTTGAACACCGCGATCGCGCCGACCGCGCAGGCTTCGCAGAGCACCTTCGGTGTCGTCGGCAACGATCTCGCGGGCTTCCCGAACGGGCGCCGCCCAGGCGACGACGTCGTCGACATCGTCCTCCGCGTTGCGATGGGGCGGCTGTGCTATCCGATCCCAGTAGCGGGGAAAGCGACCGACCTCGGACTTTGCGCTCCGGCGGACGCGCCGACCGGCATGGCGGCGTATACCGACGGTGCCCCGAGCAACGCCGCGAACATCCAGAACGCCTTCCCGTACCTCAATGCGCCGCTGCGCGGCTCGCCGCGTCCGCAGACCCAGCCGTAA
- a CDS encoding mechanosensitive ion channel family protein, translating into MNLLSSVRALGLPLPAAPQLTDIVAAVVVIVVGVGIGWLAARTGAHPLTRLLQRATGRPGVEDFGDRVRRLLRSGIAALVMIIGGAAVPDGGYAALLLAAATGFTLAVFAYQVARVAGLRSGSAAGVSAVVLIAGAASMLGGLHSLTASLDGFAFKVGTHRLSLLGLVNFALVAIVLFVLARFLNRIVSHSIGRLNGFDSGQRVLLQKLSGIVVVVSAVLLGVDLLGIDLTALTVFSGALGLAVGFGLQKTLGNLIAGVILLMDRSIKPGDVIVVGNTFGSVNKIGVRAVSVVTRDGKEHLIPNEQLMTEPVENWSYTSPNIRIHVPVGVGYKSDLALAQRLMIEAAVASERVLATPRPTVWLTAFGESSVDHEILAWISDPEAGVGNVRSAILNRLWVSFQENGIEIPFAQRDINIRSLPTPSKE; encoded by the coding sequence GTGAATCTGTTATCCAGCGTTCGCGCACTCGGCCTCCCGCTTCCGGCGGCACCGCAGCTGACCGATATCGTCGCAGCCGTCGTGGTCATCGTGGTCGGCGTCGGTATCGGCTGGCTCGCCGCGCGGACCGGGGCGCATCCGCTTACCCGGCTGTTGCAACGGGCGACCGGCCGCCCAGGGGTCGAAGACTTCGGTGACCGGGTCCGCCGCCTGTTGCGCAGTGGTATTGCGGCGCTGGTGATGATCATCGGCGGCGCCGCAGTGCCCGATGGCGGCTACGCGGCCTTGCTGCTGGCGGCAGCGACCGGGTTCACGCTCGCGGTCTTTGCCTATCAGGTTGCGCGCGTCGCCGGGTTGCGCAGCGGATCTGCGGCGGGCGTGTCGGCGGTAGTCTTGATCGCGGGTGCCGCGTCGATGCTCGGCGGGCTGCACTCGCTGACGGCAAGCCTTGATGGCTTCGCCTTCAAGGTCGGAACCCACCGGCTGTCGCTGCTCGGGCTCGTCAACTTTGCATTGGTTGCGATCGTCCTGTTCGTCCTGGCGCGTTTCCTTAACCGGATCGTCAGTCATTCGATTGGCCGGTTGAACGGGTTCGACTCTGGTCAGCGCGTGCTGTTGCAAAAGCTGTCGGGCATCGTTGTCGTCGTTTCGGCGGTCTTGCTCGGCGTCGACCTGCTCGGCATTGATCTGACGGCATTGACGGTATTTTCCGGTGCGCTCGGGCTCGCAGTCGGATTCGGATTGCAAAAGACGCTCGGCAATCTGATCGCGGGAGTCATCCTGCTCATGGACCGCTCGATCAAGCCGGGCGACGTCATCGTCGTCGGCAACACCTTCGGCAGCGTCAACAAGATCGGCGTGCGCGCGGTCTCGGTCGTCACCCGTGATGGCAAGGAACATCTGATTCCGAATGAGCAACTGATGACCGAGCCGGTCGAGAATTGGTCGTACACCAGCCCGAACATTCGTATCCATGTTCCGGTCGGCGTCGGCTACAAGAGCGACCTCGCCCTCGCCCAACGGCTGATGATCGAAGCTGCGGTCGCTTCCGAGCGCGTCCTCGCCACGCCGCGCCCGACAGTATGGCTGACGGCGTTCGGTGAAAGCTCGGTTGATCACGAAATCCTGGCGTGGATCAGTGATCCCGAAGCCGGAGTCGGCAATGTCCGCTCAGCCATACTGAATAGGTTGTGGGTATCGTTTCAGGAAAACGGGATCGAAATTCCGTTCGCCCAGCGCGATATCAACATCCGCAGTCTGCCGACCCCGTCAAAGGAGTGA